A portion of the Celeribacter baekdonensis genome contains these proteins:
- a CDS encoding M23 family metallopeptidase, which yields MIHKLNHMLERRLPERRVFLRSDSETRYLRLSPLTQLVAATGTTLIAVWMIIASAIILMDSIGSGNLREQAGRDLVLFENRVAELAHERDMRANEAAAAQERFNTALKQISSMQSQLLASEERVRELETGVDVVQANLRDALKARDEAQQGEEQVLAKLNGDANAAKGMTPEDMESTVDVLSVALADTAAERDEMALTASQAMKMADVLETDLKLMEEKNDRIFTQLEDAMTVSVAPLDKMFKAAGMPVDSMLATVKRGYSGQGGPLTPITFSTKGGLIDPDSMRANALIDKMDKLNIYRIAAQKAPFALPLKDSFRYTSGFGPRWGRMHEGTDFAAAYGTPIYATADGVVTFSGWSSGYGRLVKIQHEFGIETRYGHQSQLLVKVGQRVSRGEQIGAMGNSGRSTGTHLHYEVRVQGKAVNPMIYIKAANDVF from the coding sequence ATGATACACAAGCTCAATCACATGCTTGAGCGCAGACTCCCCGAACGCCGGGTGTTTCTGCGGTCTGACTCTGAGACCCGCTATCTGCGGCTTTCTCCCCTGACACAATTGGTGGCCGCGACTGGAACCACGCTGATCGCCGTCTGGATGATCATCGCTTCGGCGATCATTTTGATGGACAGCATCGGGTCGGGCAATCTGCGCGAACAGGCGGGACGTGATCTTGTGTTGTTTGAAAACCGCGTGGCGGAACTGGCCCATGAGCGCGACATGCGCGCCAACGAAGCCGCCGCCGCCCAAGAACGGTTCAACACCGCGCTCAAACAAATCTCGTCGATGCAATCGCAACTTTTGGCATCCGAGGAGCGCGTGCGCGAATTGGAAACCGGCGTGGATGTGGTTCAGGCCAATCTGCGCGATGCGTTGAAAGCGCGCGACGAAGCACAACAGGGCGAAGAGCAGGTTCTCGCCAAACTCAATGGCGACGCGAATGCGGCCAAGGGCATGACGCCCGAAGACATGGAAAGCACGGTCGATGTGTTGTCCGTGGCGCTGGCCGATACGGCTGCGGAACGCGACGAGATGGCCCTGACCGCCTCACAGGCGATGAAAATGGCCGACGTGTTGGAAACCGATCTCAAGCTGATGGAAGAAAAGAACGACCGCATTTTCACCCAGCTCGAAGATGCGATGACCGTTTCTGTCGCCCCGCTTGATAAAATGTTCAAAGCTGCTGGAATGCCGGTCGACTCGATGCTCGCCACCGTCAAACGCGGCTATTCCGGTCAGGGTGGCCCGCTCACCCCGATCACATTCTCGACCAAAGGTGGCTTGATCGACCCGGATTCGATGCGCGCCAATGCGTTGATCGACAAGATGGACAAGCTCAACATCTACCGGATCGCCGCGCAAAAAGCCCCCTTCGCCCTACCGCTCAAAGACAGCTTTCGCTACACCTCGGGCTTTGGCCCACGTTGGGGGCGGATGCATGAGGGCACGGATTTTGCCGCCGCTTACGGCACGCCGATCTATGCCACCGCTGATGGTGTGGTGACATTCTCCGGCTGGTCCTCCGGCTACGGGCGTTTGGTAAAAATTCAACATGAGTTCGGGATCGAGACACGTTATGGTCACCAATCCCAACTTCTTGTGAAAGTTGGTCAAAGAGTCTCGCGTGGGGAGCAAATCGGTGCTATGGGGAATTCTGGCCGCTCCACTGGCACGCACCTCCACTATGAAGTCCGTGTACAGGGCAAGGCCGTCAACCCGATGATCTACATTAAGGCTGCCAACGATGTTTTCTAA
- a CDS encoding ferritin-like domain-containing protein: MSEALHTGPLTLAQMAEAVLRTKDGREKTALSHRFAEMWRQSRAGGTPIEIGTAHPPLQPARPDKPEQRDPRDVPRRKPGSPEGRIAILHAIAHIELNAVDLHWDIVARFTHVPFPIGFYDDWVKAADEESKHFNLICDRLEALGSFYGALPAHAGMWRAAEDTVDDIMGRLAVVPMVLEARGLDVTPGMIKIFQNAKDRETVEAMTVIYAEEVFHVAYGAKWFNFLCGREGLDPTAEFHALVRRFFPSGTKGPFNDEKRAEAGMPPDFYWPLSDEPPAAWR; the protein is encoded by the coding sequence ATGAGCGAGGCATTGCACACAGGGCCGCTGACGCTGGCCCAGATGGCCGAGGCGGTGCTCCGCACGAAGGATGGGCGCGAGAAAACCGCGCTCAGCCACCGCTTTGCCGAGATGTGGCGACAGTCGCGTGCTGGCGGCACACCGATTGAGATCGGCACCGCCCATCCGCCCTTGCAACCCGCGCGCCCGGACAAGCCCGAACAACGCGACCCGCGCGATGTGCCGCGGCGCAAACCCGGCAGCCCCGAAGGCCGGATCGCGATTTTGCATGCGATTGCCCATATCGAATTGAACGCGGTGGATTTGCACTGGGACATCGTGGCGCGGTTCACCCATGTGCCATTTCCGATTGGATTTTATGACGATTGGGTCAAGGCAGCGGATGAAGAGTCTAAACATTTCAATCTGATATGTGATCGGCTTGAAGCGCTCGGCTCCTTTTACGGTGCCCTGCCTGCCCATGCCGGGATGTGGCGCGCCGCCGAGGATACGGTAGATGACATCATGGGCCGTTTGGCCGTGGTGCCGATGGTGTTGGAGGCGCGCGGCTTGGATGTGACACCGGGCATGATCAAGATTTTTCAAAACGCCAAGGACCGCGAGACGGTGGAGGCGATGACTGTGATTTATGCCGAGGAAGTGTTCCATGTCGCCTATGGCGCCAAATGGTTTAATTTCCTCTGTGGCCGCGAGGGGCTGGACCCGACTGCGGAATTCCACGCCCTTGTGCGTCGTTTTTTCCCGTCTGGCACCAAAGGGCCGTTCAACGACGAAAAACGCGCCGAGGCCGGGATGCCGCCGGATTTCTACTGGCCCCTGTCCGATGAGCCTCCTGCCGCTTGGCGGTAA
- the bcp gene encoding thioredoxin-dependent thiol peroxidase, with protein sequence MLDQGTMAPDFTLPRDGGTDVTLSDLRGQKVVLYFYPKDNTPGCTTEALDFTALKEDFASAGVQVFGISKDSVKKHDNFCAKHSLGIPLLSDENGTVCEDYGVWAEKQMYGKTYFGIIRATFLIDEEGKISHVWPKVKVTGHAGEVLAVATA encoded by the coding sequence ATGCTTGACCAAGGAACCATGGCCCCGGATTTCACCCTGCCCCGCGACGGTGGCACAGATGTGACCCTGTCCGATCTGCGCGGGCAAAAAGTGGTGCTGTATTTCTACCCGAAAGACAACACACCGGGCTGCACCACCGAGGCATTGGATTTCACCGCCCTCAAAGAGGATTTTGCATCGGCGGGCGTTCAGGTCTTTGGCATCTCCAAAGACAGCGTCAAAAAGCACGACAATTTCTGCGCCAAACACAGCCTTGGCATCCCGCTTTTGTCCGACGAGAACGGCACGGTCTGCGAAGACTATGGCGTCTGGGCGGAGAAACAGATGTATGGCAAAACCTATTTTGGCATCATTCGGGCCACCTTTCTCATTGATGAAGAAGGGAAAATTTCCCATGTCTGGCCCAAGGTGAAAGTCACGGGACATGCGGGAGAGGTTCTTGCGGTCGCCACCGCATGA